A region of Prochlorococcus marinus subsp. pastoris str. CCMP1986 DNA encodes the following proteins:
- a CDS encoding cation:proton antiporter, which yields MTPERLGLLWGITVFAGACARLISSVSGFPSVVILLISGLFIGRSGFGLVEPLDLGQGLETIVGLLVCLVLFEGGLNLKLPEGNIRNTVLRISLIRLFISLSAGIFIAHWLAGLSWPVAGVYSAIVLATGPTVVSPLVDQIKLVSPLSEVLKAEGLVLEPIGAVLALLLLELILGDLHGIKEVFIALMQRLGGGVLIGISSGWLLSEILKKIKNEASFGIELQVTLGFIFLVYGICEYILPESGLPASVAAGFIVGKREIIDKERLDNLIGELAQLSITVLFPLLASDVSWGELSPLGWGGIICVLMLMIIVRPISISLATLGGELDVKQRVFLSWLAPRGIVTAAVASLFSIRLEQAGVLGAGRLQGLVFLTILMTVGIQGLTARPLANFLNLIDKEI from the coding sequence ATGACGCCTGAAAGGCTCGGCTTACTTTGGGGTATAACTGTTTTTGCAGGGGCATGCGCACGTTTAATTTCTTCTGTCTCTGGATTTCCAAGTGTAGTAATTTTATTAATTTCTGGATTATTTATTGGACGCTCAGGGTTCGGGCTAGTTGAGCCACTTGATCTTGGACAGGGACTTGAAACTATAGTTGGACTTTTGGTTTGTTTAGTTTTATTTGAAGGCGGGTTAAATTTAAAATTACCTGAAGGAAATATTAGAAATACTGTCTTAAGAATTTCGTTAATAAGATTATTTATTTCATTATCAGCAGGAATATTTATAGCTCATTGGCTGGCAGGACTATCATGGCCAGTAGCTGGAGTTTATAGTGCGATAGTTCTTGCCACTGGACCGACAGTAGTTTCACCCTTAGTAGACCAAATAAAATTAGTATCTCCACTATCCGAGGTCCTAAAAGCTGAAGGATTGGTTCTTGAACCCATCGGGGCAGTGCTCGCTTTGTTGTTATTAGAACTAATATTGGGAGATTTACATGGAATTAAGGAGGTGTTTATTGCCTTAATGCAGAGATTAGGTGGAGGAGTTTTGATAGGTATAAGTTCTGGATGGTTGCTGTCTGAAATTTTAAAGAAAATAAAAAACGAGGCATCATTTGGAATTGAGCTTCAGGTTACATTAGGATTTATTTTTCTTGTATATGGCATTTGTGAATATATTTTGCCTGAATCAGGTTTACCAGCTTCTGTTGCTGCAGGATTTATTGTAGGCAAAAGAGAAATTATTGATAAAGAAAGATTAGATAATTTGATTGGAGAATTAGCTCAACTATCCATAACAGTTCTTTTCCCTCTTCTGGCATCTGATGTCTCTTGGGGAGAATTAAGTCCATTAGGTTGGGGGGGGATTATCTGCGTATTAATGTTGATGATAATTGTACGTCCGATTTCTATATCACTGGCAACTTTGGGAGGAGAATTAGATGTAAAACAAAGGGTGTTTTTATCGTGGTTAGCGCCAAGAGGGATAGTTACTGCCGCTGTTGCATCTCTTTTTTCAATAAGACTTGAGCAGGCAGGAGTCCTTGGTGCAGGTCGTCTCCAAGGCTTGGTATTTCTAACAATATTGATGACAGTTGGTATTCAAGGACTGACGGCAAGACCTCTGGCGAATTTTCTAAATTTAATTGACAAGGAAATATAG
- the gltX gene encoding glutamate--tRNA ligase — MEKHLRLAPSPTGLLHIGTARTALFNWLYARKINGKFLIRIEDTDIVRSKSEYTTNILNGLNWLGLNWDEEPINQSKRVSVHKNYIKRLLESGAAYRCFTSESEILDLREKQKKSGLPPKHDNRHRNLTRKEIKEFISQGKSSVIRFKIDEETEIKWEDQIRGEIKWQGKDLGGDLVLSRRALGDEIGNPLYNLAVVVDDNFMNITHVVRGEDHISNTAKQILIYKALNFKLPIFAHTPLILNSEGKKLSKRDSVTSIDEFKEMGYLPEALANYMAFLGWSIKSPESEILSLSEISKVFNLSDVNKAGAKFNWEKLNWINSQYIKKMELTQLCKFIKKYWEEMGWESPSSEWDLKLTNLIQDSMILLKDAIDQSKPFFILSQMKKEGEEFLESKKEVKESLKYILFYLKEANITKVNKDNAREIINKIIVNHSIKKGILMKSLRVAFFGCLSGPDLIQSWELFSENKIDIPLIERCFN, encoded by the coding sequence TTGGAAAAACATTTAAGGTTAGCGCCCAGTCCAACTGGTTTATTACATATAGGTACAGCAAGAACAGCTTTATTCAATTGGTTATATGCTAGAAAAATAAATGGGAAATTTCTGATTCGAATTGAAGATACCGATATTGTACGATCTAAATCTGAATATACAACAAATATATTAAATGGATTGAATTGGCTAGGACTTAATTGGGATGAAGAGCCCATTAACCAAAGCAAACGAGTTTCTGTTCACAAAAATTATATTAAAAGACTTTTAGAGAGTGGAGCTGCATATCGATGTTTCACTTCAGAAAGTGAGATCCTTGATCTTAGGGAAAAACAAAAAAAAAGTGGCTTGCCACCCAAGCACGACAATAGACATAGAAATCTTACGAGAAAGGAGATTAAAGAATTTATATCTCAAGGAAAATCATCTGTAATAAGGTTTAAAATTGATGAGGAAACAGAGATCAAATGGGAAGATCAGATTAGAGGCGAAATTAAATGGCAAGGCAAGGATCTCGGGGGCGATTTAGTTTTATCAAGAAGAGCTTTAGGTGATGAGATAGGAAATCCTTTATATAATCTTGCTGTTGTTGTAGATGACAATTTTATGAATATTACTCATGTTGTAAGAGGTGAGGATCATATCTCAAATACTGCAAAACAAATATTGATTTATAAAGCTTTAAATTTTAAATTACCAATTTTTGCTCATACTCCTCTAATTTTAAATAGCGAAGGTAAAAAGCTTTCTAAACGTGATTCTGTAACTTCCATCGATGAATTTAAAGAGATGGGATACTTGCCTGAGGCTTTAGCCAATTACATGGCATTTTTAGGATGGTCTATAAAATCGCCTGAAAGTGAAATTCTTTCCTTATCAGAAATATCTAAAGTTTTTAATTTGTCAGATGTAAATAAAGCTGGTGCCAAATTTAATTGGGAAAAACTTAATTGGATTAATTCCCAATACATCAAGAAAATGGAATTGACACAATTATGTAAATTTATTAAGAAGTACTGGGAAGAAATGGGTTGGGAATCTCCTTCTTCAGAATGGGATTTGAAATTGACAAATTTAATTCAAGACTCAATGATTCTATTAAAGGATGCAATTGATCAATCAAAACCCTTTTTTATCTTGTCCCAAATGAAAAAAGAGGGGGAAGAATTTCTGGAAAGTAAAAAAGAGGTAAAAGAATCGTTGAAGTACATCCTTTTTTATTTAAAAGAAGCAAATATAACTAAGGTTAATAAGGATAACGCTCGAGAAATAATCAACAAAATTATAGTTAACCACTCCATCAAAAAAGGGATTTTAATGAAATCATTGAGAGTAGCTTTTTTTGGGTGTCTAAGTGGACCAGATTTAATTCAAAGTTGGGAATTATTCTCTGAGAACAAAATTGATATCCCTCTAATCGAAAGATGTTTTAATTAA
- a CDS encoding hyperconserved protein Hcp: protein MELDLQPGDVVKVLESAALGWVRARVIRVKSGGRVVVQSDQGREFTARGNQVRLIEPAGFRP from the coding sequence ATGGAGTTAGATCTTCAACCTGGTGACGTAGTTAAAGTCCTCGAATCAGCTGCTCTAGGATGGGTTCGTGCAAGAGTCATCAGAGTAAAATCTGGTGGGAGAGTTGTTGTTCAAAGCGATCAAGGCAGAGAATTTACAGCTCGAGGTAATCAAGTTCGATTAATTGAACCAGCAGGCTTTAGGCCTTAA
- the rplS gene encoding 50S ribosomal protein L19 gives MAKEKQETELEITNETDTTTELTVEKQGKELIAQTNLSSSNLIKEFEREQLKKQLPEIYVGDTVKVGVKITEGNKERVQPYEGVVIAKRHGGLHQTITVRRIFQGIGVERVFMLHSPQVASLKVERRGKVRRAKLFYLRDRVGKATRVKQRFDR, from the coding sequence ATGGCAAAAGAGAAACAAGAAACTGAGTTAGAAATCACTAATGAAACTGACACTACCACAGAATTGACTGTTGAAAAGCAAGGTAAAGAGCTAATTGCCCAAACAAACTTAAGTTCATCTAATTTAATCAAGGAATTTGAAAGAGAGCAATTAAAAAAACAATTGCCCGAAATATATGTTGGAGATACGGTTAAAGTTGGAGTAAAAATTACAGAAGGTAACAAAGAAAGAGTTCAACCTTACGAAGGAGTTGTGATTGCGAAGAGACATGGCGGACTCCATCAGACCATTACAGTAAGAAGGATTTTTCAAGGTATTGGAGTGGAAAGAGTATTTATGCTACATAGTCCTCAAGTCGCCTCCCTAAAAGTAGAACGGAGAGGTAAAGTAAGAAGAGCTAAGCTATTCTATCTACGAGATAGAGTAGGAAAAGCTACTCGCGTAAAACAACGCTTTGATCGATAA
- a CDS encoding PepSY domain-containing protein translates to MNFITNSRQFHKSLAPWVFLPLFISALTGTFYRICKDLLGYSRDEVHWLMSLHEGEWLGDNGELIYVILNSLGLIWMLITGFQMFSKKISFPKKVTKGESKG, encoded by the coding sequence ATGAATTTTATTACTAATTCTAGGCAATTTCATAAATCTTTGGCACCTTGGGTTTTCCTCCCATTATTCATTTCAGCTTTAACAGGCACATTCTATAGAATCTGTAAAGATTTATTAGGCTACTCAAGAGATGAAGTTCACTGGTTAATGTCTCTACACGAAGGGGAGTGGCTTGGAGATAATGGAGAACTAATCTACGTAATCTTGAATTCTTTAGGTCTTATTTGGATGCTAATAACTGGGTTTCAAATGTTTTCTAAAAAAATTTCATTTCCTAAAAAGGTTACTAAAGGCGAGTCGAAAGGTTAA
- the map gene encoding type I methionyl aminopeptidase — MKHFADLLLNKNNSKSNDQVPFIQRRRGIEIKSAREINLMKKSSRIVGTVLREINDLIKPGMSTKDLDDFAEKRIREMGAVPSFKGYHGFPSSICSSVNNEVVHGIPNKNKIINDGDLVKIDTGAYLDGFHGDSCISICVGEVSNQAQKLSDVALKALFAGLSKIKSGNTLLDIAGAIEDIVKSNGFSVVEDYTGHGVGRNLHEEPSVFNFRTNELPNVVLREGMTLAVEPIVNQGTKYCKTLNDKWTVITKDGNLSAQWEHTIVVMKDGIEILTDRDF, encoded by the coding sequence ATGAAACATTTTGCAGATCTTTTATTAAATAAAAATAATTCTAAATCCAATGATCAAGTTCCTTTTATCCAAAGAAGAAGAGGAATCGAAATAAAGTCTGCAAGGGAAATAAATTTGATGAAGAAATCGAGTAGGATTGTTGGAACAGTTTTGAGAGAAATAAATGACCTCATAAAACCAGGAATGAGTACAAAAGATTTGGATGATTTTGCGGAAAAGAGGATAAGAGAGATGGGTGCTGTGCCAAGTTTTAAGGGTTATCATGGATTCCCATCAAGTATTTGTTCAAGTGTTAATAATGAAGTTGTTCATGGTATACCAAACAAAAATAAAATAATTAACGATGGAGATCTTGTTAAGATTGATACTGGAGCTTATCTAGATGGATTTCATGGAGATAGTTGTATCTCTATTTGTGTAGGTGAAGTAAGTAATCAAGCCCAAAAACTTAGTGATGTAGCTCTTAAAGCGTTGTTTGCAGGACTTTCGAAAATTAAATCAGGTAATACTCTGCTTGATATCGCCGGTGCAATTGAAGATATTGTTAAATCCAATGGATTCAGTGTAGTTGAGGACTATACTGGTCATGGAGTAGGTCGAAACCTTCATGAAGAACCATCTGTTTTTAATTTCCGAACTAACGAATTACCTAATGTTGTTCTTCGTGAAGGTATGACATTAGCTGTAGAACCTATTGTTAATCAAGGCACAAAGTATTGTAAAACTTTAAATGATAAATGGACAGTGATAACAAAAGATGGAAATTTATCAGCACAATGGGAACACACAATCGTTGTAATGAAAGATGGTATAGAAATTTTGACAGACAGAGATTTTTAA
- a CDS encoding SDR family oxidoreductase, whose protein sequence is MRELKTIGITGASGALGKELTKIFRGKGYKVIGFTHSKNNFEINNDSPNEWIEWQCGKEFLLNKHLKKIDILILNHGIYDISKENSNYENSIEINALSKLKFLNLFEEIAFKKNSSIAKEIWINTSEAEILPALNPPYEISKSLIGQIVSFKKNLLDNHEKKKLKIKKIILGPFKSELNPIGIMSAEFVSNNIYNFANLNFFLIIISPNPLSYILFPIKELYIFLYCKFLKISKISN, encoded by the coding sequence ATGAGGGAATTAAAAACTATTGGAATTACTGGCGCATCAGGAGCATTAGGGAAAGAATTAACAAAAATATTTCGGGGGAAAGGATATAAAGTTATAGGATTTACTCATAGTAAAAATAATTTTGAAATAAACAACGACTCTCCCAATGAATGGATTGAATGGCAATGTGGGAAAGAATTCTTATTAAACAAGCACCTAAAAAAAATTGACATCTTAATTTTGAACCATGGAATCTACGACATAAGTAAAGAAAATTCAAATTATGAAAATTCAATAGAAATAAATGCTTTAAGTAAATTAAAATTTCTTAATTTATTTGAAGAAATTGCTTTCAAAAAAAACTCATCAATTGCAAAGGAAATTTGGATAAATACCTCAGAAGCAGAAATATTACCAGCTTTAAATCCTCCCTACGAAATAAGTAAATCTCTTATCGGTCAAATAGTTTCCTTTAAAAAAAACCTTCTAGACAATCATGAGAAAAAAAAATTAAAAATTAAAAAAATTATATTAGGTCCTTTCAAGTCAGAATTAAACCCTATCGGGATTATGAGTGCTGAATTTGTATCTAATAACATTTACAATTTTGCTAATTTAAATTTTTTTTTAATAATCATTAGCCCCAACCCTCTTTCCTACATTCTGTTTCCCATTAAAGAGTTATATATTTTTTTATATTGTAAATTTTTAAAAATATCTAAAATTAGTAATTAA
- a CDS encoding phosphotransacetylase family protein, translating to MSQILLIGSCEPFSGKSALVLGISKKLLEQGKKIRVGKPLATCIELTNLPSMTYEGLIDDDVKFIGTTLNLQEENLIPSVGLLDNISAEKRISNKDLSPGKGFEQIEALVNDDFDGLNILEAAGSLNEGMIYGLSLPQLAKHLNAKVLIVNLWEDSKSVDALLDAKKQLGDHFAGAILNAVIPEEVEKIKNKIIPSLQEMNIKVFGVMPKSPLLRSVTVRELIRRLDAKVICCPEKEQLLVETLSIGAMGVNSAMEFFRRRRNMAVVTGAERTDIQLAALEASTQCLILTGLGEPLLQLIHRAEELEVPILKVDLDTLASVEIIEQAFGHVRIHESIKASYAVQLVQEHVNLKNILETIDFPCNFSNKC from the coding sequence ATGAGTCAAATATTGTTAATTGGTTCCTGTGAGCCATTTAGTGGTAAGTCAGCATTAGTACTGGGAATATCAAAAAAACTTTTAGAACAAGGAAAAAAAATACGTGTAGGAAAACCATTAGCAACTTGTATTGAACTTACTAATCTTCCTTCAATGACTTATGAAGGACTAATAGATGATGACGTTAAATTTATTGGTACTACATTAAATCTTCAAGAAGAAAACTTAATTCCTTCAGTAGGATTGTTAGATAATATATCTGCTGAGAAAAGAATTTCGAATAAAGATTTAAGTCCAGGTAAGGGGTTCGAACAAATAGAGGCATTAGTAAATGACGATTTTGATGGGTTAAATATTCTTGAAGCTGCAGGTAGCCTCAATGAAGGAATGATTTATGGTTTGAGTCTTCCACAACTTGCTAAACATTTAAATGCAAAAGTCCTAATTGTTAATCTATGGGAGGATAGTAAAAGTGTAGATGCTTTACTAGACGCAAAAAAACAATTAGGAGATCATTTCGCAGGAGCCATATTGAATGCTGTTATTCCTGAGGAAGTTGAAAAAATAAAAAATAAAATAATACCCTCTCTCCAGGAGATGAACATTAAAGTATTTGGGGTGATGCCCAAATCTCCTTTACTCAGAAGTGTAACTGTAAGGGAACTTATAAGAAGGTTAGATGCAAAAGTAATTTGCTGTCCTGAAAAAGAACAATTACTCGTTGAAACATTAAGTATTGGTGCTATGGGAGTCAATTCTGCGATGGAATTTTTTAGAAGAAGGAGAAATATGGCTGTCGTAACAGGAGCCGAAAGAACTGATATTCAACTTGCAGCTTTAGAAGCATCTACCCAATGTTTGATTCTAACTGGTTTAGGTGAACCTCTATTACAACTGATCCATAGAGCGGAGGAGTTAGAAGTGCCAATTTTAAAAGTAGACTTAGATACTCTTGCTTCAGTGGAAATTATTGAACAAGCTTTTGGACATGTCAGGATACATGAATCAATAAAGGCATCATATGCTGTTCAATTAGTTCAAGAACATGTAAATCTAAAAAATATTCTTGAAACTATAGATTTTCCCTGCAATTTTTCAAATAAATGCTAA
- a CDS encoding YajQ family cyclic di-GMP-binding protein, whose product MAENFSFDVVSDFDRQELVNALDQVKREISQRYDLKGTDTSLDLEKDNIFITTNSELTLNSVIDIIRQKAIKRKLSIKIFDFNSIEVVSGNKVKQTITLKKGLNQEIAKKISKNIRDEIKKINVSINGETLRVMSKSKNDLQLAIKLLENLEETYKIPLQTNNYR is encoded by the coding sequence ATGGCAGAAAATTTTTCATTTGATGTGGTTTCTGATTTTGATAGACAAGAATTAGTCAATGCTTTGGATCAAGTGAAGAGAGAGATTTCTCAAAGATATGATCTTAAAGGAACAGATACCTCCTTAGATTTAGAAAAAGACAACATTTTTATAACTACAAATAGTGAATTAACTCTAAATTCAGTGATTGATATTATTAGACAAAAGGCAATAAAAAGAAAACTCTCTATAAAAATTTTTGATTTCAATAGCATTGAAGTAGTAAGCGGAAATAAAGTAAAGCAAACCATTACTTTAAAGAAAGGTCTAAATCAGGAAATTGCAAAAAAAATTAGTAAAAATATTAGAGATGAAATTAAAAAGATTAATGTAAGCATTAATGGAGAAACATTAAGAGTAATGAGCAAAAGCAAGAATGATCTTCAATTGGCAATTAAGTTACTTGAGAATTTGGAGGAGACATATAAAATACCTCTGCAAACTAATAATTATCGATAA
- a CDS encoding prohibitin family protein, which yields MSTSFKNVTPTGPGGTATLLIVLSFTGFLLLTQSLFVVPSGQVAVVTTLGKVSGGSRRAGLNFKVPFVQSVFPFDIKTQVQPEKFETLTKDLQVIRATATVKYSVKPNEAGRIFATIASRNSDVYQKIVQPSLLKALKSVFSQYELETIATEFNVISEKVASTVAEELNSFDYVDVKSLDLTGLEIAEEYRAAIEQKQIAGQLLLRAKTEVEIAGQEALRYETLNKGLNDQVLFKLFLDKWDGSTQVVPGLPGTSGSMPPVIVGGQSR from the coding sequence ATGTCAACATCTTTCAAAAATGTCACCCCAACTGGTCCAGGAGGAACAGCTACGTTACTAATTGTTTTATCTTTTACCGGATTTCTTTTACTCACTCAATCTTTATTTGTTGTGCCTTCTGGACAAGTAGCTGTAGTGACTACTTTAGGGAAAGTAAGTGGTGGTTCAAGAAGAGCAGGTTTGAACTTTAAAGTCCCCTTCGTTCAGTCGGTTTTCCCCTTTGATATAAAAACTCAAGTTCAACCTGAGAAATTTGAAACCTTAACAAAAGATCTTCAAGTTATTAGAGCAACAGCTACTGTCAAATATTCTGTTAAGCCAAATGAAGCAGGTAGAATTTTTGCCACAATTGCTAGTAGAAATAGTGATGTTTATCAAAAAATAGTTCAGCCTTCTTTACTTAAAGCTCTAAAATCTGTTTTCTCACAATATGAATTAGAAACAATAGCAACTGAATTTAATGTTATTTCTGAAAAAGTCGCTTCTACCGTAGCTGAGGAATTGAATTCCTTCGATTACGTAGATGTTAAAAGCTTAGATCTTACTGGATTAGAAATTGCCGAGGAATATAGAGCAGCAATTGAACAGAAACAAATTGCAGGACAGCTACTTTTGAGAGCTAAAACAGAAGTTGAAATTGCTGGACAAGAAGCTTTAAGATACGAAACTCTAAACAAAGGCTTAAATGATCAAGTCCTCTTTAAACTATTTTTAGATAAATGGGATGGAAGTACTCAAGTGGTTCCTGGCCTTCCTGGAACTAGTGGATCAATGCCTCCGGTTATCGTAGGCGGACAAAGTAGATAA
- the hemL gene encoding glutamate-1-semialdehyde 2,1-aminomutase, which yields MTDILKTTYSEEVFSSALELMPGGVSSPVRAFKSVGGQPIVFDRVKGPYAWDIDGNRYIDYIGSWGPAICGHAHPEVITALQEAIEKGTSFGAPCVLENKLAEMVIDAVPSVEMVRFVNSGTEACMAVLRLMRAFTGRDKVIKFDGCYHGHADMFLVKAGSGVATLGLPDSPGVPRTTTANTLTAPYNDLEAVKKLFSENPDAISGVILEPIVGNAGFITPEPGFLEGLRELTTENGSLLVFDEVMTGFRISYGGAQEKFGVTPDLTTLGKVIGGGLPVGAYGGKKEIMSMVAPSGPVYQAGTLSGNPLAMTAGIKTLELLKQEGTYEKLESTTSRLIEGIIQSAENNGIAINGGSVSAMFGFFLCEGPVRNFEEAKTNNSELFGKLHREMLKRGVYLAPSPFEAGFTSLAHSEEEIDRTLEAFDQSFSVIKN from the coding sequence TTGACTGACATATTAAAAACTACTTATTCTGAAGAAGTATTCTCTTCAGCTTTAGAACTAATGCCAGGAGGGGTTAGTTCCCCAGTGAGAGCATTTAAGTCTGTTGGTGGTCAGCCAATCGTTTTTGATAGAGTAAAAGGCCCCTATGCTTGGGACATTGATGGGAATAGGTATATTGATTACATAGGTAGTTGGGGTCCAGCTATTTGTGGACACGCTCATCCCGAAGTGATTACAGCATTGCAAGAAGCAATTGAAAAAGGTACTAGTTTTGGAGCACCTTGTGTATTAGAGAATAAACTTGCAGAAATGGTAATAGATGCTGTTCCATCGGTTGAAATGGTTAGATTTGTAAACAGTGGTACGGAAGCCTGTATGGCAGTTTTAAGGCTAATGAGAGCATTTACAGGGAGAGATAAAGTAATAAAATTTGATGGGTGCTATCACGGTCATGCTGATATGTTTTTGGTAAAAGCTGGTTCTGGAGTAGCTACTTTAGGCTTGCCAGATTCCCCAGGAGTTCCAAGAACTACAACAGCTAACACTCTAACTGCTCCTTACAACGATCTTGAAGCCGTAAAAAAATTATTTTCTGAGAATCCTGATGCAATATCAGGAGTAATTCTTGAGCCTATAGTTGGTAATGCCGGATTTATTACTCCTGAACCTGGTTTCCTTGAAGGATTGAGAGAGTTAACAACTGAAAATGGATCTTTACTAGTTTTTGATGAAGTAATGACTGGTTTCAGAATTAGCTATGGAGGAGCGCAAGAAAAGTTCGGAGTTACGCCTGATTTAACAACTCTCGGTAAAGTGATTGGGGGAGGTTTACCTGTAGGAGCATATGGTGGGAAAAAAGAAATAATGTCAATGGTCGCACCATCTGGACCTGTATATCAAGCTGGGACTTTAAGTGGAAATCCTCTAGCAATGACAGCAGGAATTAAAACTCTTGAGTTACTTAAACAAGAAGGTACTTACGAAAAACTTGAGTCAACAACCTCTAGACTAATTGAGGGTATTATTCAATCTGCTGAAAATAATGGTATTGCAATAAATGGTGGGAGCGTAAGTGCAATGTTCGGATTTTTCTTATGTGAAGGACCGGTAAGAAATTTCGAAGAAGCTAAAACAAATAATTCAGAACTCTTTGGCAAACTCCATAGGGAAATGCTCAAAAGAGGTGTGTACTTAGCTCCAAGTCCTTTTGAAGCTGGATTTACTTCATTAGCTCATAGTGAAGAAGAAATTGATCGAACACTAGAAGCCTTCGATCAATCATTTAGCGTCATAAAAAACTAA
- the xth gene encoding exodeoxyribonuclease III yields MLIATWNVNSVRTRLSQIINWIKEVNPDILCLQETKVIDDAFPSSHFEELGYEVIIHGQKSYNGVAIISKFKIENVKKGFTNENKTGGISIDINEQKRLISAEINGLKIINVYVPNGSSIDSEKYDYKIQWLNYLSAFLDDQVKNDDLVCLVGDFNIAPSEIDIHTPQKYEGGIMASKIEREALNNVLKGRFIDSFRIFEKNTGHWSWWDYRNNAYELNKGWRIDHIYISKNLSSKLKSCVIERNQRENLQPSDHAPVLINLEIDSHYEDYLDVDDDLFEI; encoded by the coding sequence TTGTTAATAGCAACTTGGAATGTAAACTCTGTAAGAACAAGGCTTTCTCAAATTATTAATTGGATTAAAGAGGTAAATCCAGATATCCTTTGTCTACAAGAAACTAAAGTTATAGACGATGCTTTCCCTTCATCGCATTTTGAAGAATTAGGTTATGAAGTTATTATCCATGGGCAAAAATCTTACAATGGGGTTGCAATAATAAGTAAGTTTAAGATTGAAAATGTAAAGAAAGGATTTACTAATGAGAATAAGACAGGAGGGATTTCTATCGACATTAATGAGCAAAAACGGTTAATTTCTGCAGAAATCAATGGGTTAAAAATAATAAATGTTTATGTTCCAAACGGTTCTTCAATAGATTCTGAGAAATACGATTATAAGATTCAATGGTTAAATTATTTATCAGCATTCTTAGATGATCAGGTAAAAAATGATGATTTAGTCTGTTTGGTAGGTGATTTTAATATAGCTCCAAGCGAAATAGATATACATACCCCTCAAAAATACGAAGGGGGAATAATGGCTTCAAAGATTGAAAGAGAAGCACTCAATAATGTTCTTAAAGGAAGATTTATTGATTCTTTTCGGATTTTCGAGAAGAATACTGGGCATTGGAGTTGGTGGGATTACCGTAATAATGCGTATGAGCTAAATAAAGGTTGGAGAATAGACCATATTTATATCAGTAAAAATCTTTCATCAAAACTTAAAAGTTGTGTAATAGAAAGGAATCAAAGAGAAAATTTACAACCTAGTGATCATGCTCCAGTATTAATTAATTTAGAGATCGATAGTCACTATGAAGACTACTTAGATGTTGATGATGATCTTTTCGAAATATAA